DNA sequence from the Antarctobacter heliothermus genome:
GTAAGATGTGGTCGCGGTGATCCGCGCCAGCATCGCGTCGGCCTTGTCCTGCGTGATCTTTTTACGGCTCACGCCTTTGGCGGCGTAATCGGCGCTATAGGCCTTTCCTTTGTCGGCGGCGGCCTGATCGCGGTCCAGCAATACTACCTCGATGCCCGCCTGAGCCGACACCAGCGCGATGCCTGCGCCCATCATGCCTGCGCCCAGAACGCCAACTTTAGTGACTTTCTGATCGGCCACGTCGGCGGGACGCACGGCACCTTTGTCCAACGCTTCCTTGTTGATGAACAGCGACCGGATCATGTTTGCCGAAGAGGGGTTCATCAACACGTTGGTGAACCAGCGCGCCTCGATTTTCAACGCGGTGTCAAAGGGCACCATCGCGCCTTCATAGACCGCTGACAGCAGCGCCTTGGCCGCCGGATAGACGCCCTTGGTCTTGCCGTTGACCATGGCGCTTGCACCGACAAAAGTCATGAAACCGGCAGGATGATAGGGCGCGCCGCCGGGCATCTTATAGCCCTTGGCGTCCCAAGGTTTGAGGATGTCTGCGTCCTTGGCATTCAGCACCCATTCCTTGGCAGCGGCCAGCGGATCTTCGACAACCTCGTCGATCACTCCGGCGGCCTTGGCCTTTTTCGGGTCGTTCAGCTTGCCCTCCAGCAGCAGCGGAGAGGCTGCCATGGCGCCCATCTTGCGCACAAGGCGCGTGGTGCCACCTGCACCCGGAAAGATGCCGACCATGATTTCGGGCAGGCCGATCTTGGCCTTGGGGTTGTCGGCGGCAAAGATGCGGTGCGTTGACAGTGGAATTTCCAGACCGATGCCAAGCGCTGTGCCAGGCAGGGCGGTAGCAATCGGCTTGCCGCCTTTATTGGTCTTGGGATCCATGCCTGCACGCTCGATCTTGCGCATGATGCGGTGGGCGTTCATGATCCCGTCAAAGAGGCCCTTGGCCGGGTCGTCGCCTGCCATTTCCTTCATCTTTGCGATGACCTTCAGGTCCATGCCCCCCGCAAAGCTGTCCTTGCCAGAGGTGATAACGATCCCCTTGATCGCATCGTCGGCCAGTGCCTGATCGATCAACCCGTCAAGGACATCCCAGGCCTCCAGCGTCATCACATTCATCGACTTGCCGGGCACGTCC
Encoded proteins:
- a CDS encoding 3-hydroxyacyl-CoA dehydrogenase NAD-binding domain-containing protein; this translates as MTDFTMETDADGVAVITWDVPGKSMNVMTLEAWDVLDGLIDQALADDAIKGIVITSGKDSFAGGMDLKVIAKMKEMAGDDPAKGLFDGIMNAHRIMRKIERAGMDPKTNKGGKPIATALPGTALGIGLEIPLSTHRIFAADNPKAKIGLPEIMVGIFPGAGGTTRLVRKMGAMAASPLLLEGKLNDPKKAKAAGVIDEVVEDPLAAAKEWVLNAKDADILKPWDAKGYKMPGGAPYHPAGFMTFVGASAMVNGKTKGVYPAAKALLSAVYEGAMVPFDTALKIEARWFTNVLMNPSSANMIRSLFINKEALDKGAVRPADVADQKVTKVGVLGAGMMGAGIALVSAQAGIEVVLLDRDQAAADKGKAYSADYAAKGVSRKKITQDKADAMLARITATTSYDDLKGCDLIVEAVFEDPKIKAEVTKAVDAVTGDDCIFATNTSTLPISELAKASKNAEQYIGIHFFSPVEKMMLVEIIKGKETGDRAVAKALDFVRQIRKTPIVVNDARFFYANRCIIPYINEGIRMVKEGVSPALIENAAKMIGMPLGPLQLVDETSIDLGAKIARATKAAMGDTYPDGEVDEVIFWMEGEGRLGRKTKAGFYDYDEKGKRQGLSQLVQDKYPQAEDQPTVTEVQHRLLFVQSLEAVRALEEGVLMDIREGDVGAILGWGFAPWSGGPLSWLDMIGAPYAAERCDQLTEAYGARFTCPPLMREMADKSQSFYGRFGPESAEAA